Proteins from a single region of Polynucleobacter sp. KF022:
- the fabI gene encoding enoyl-ACP reductase FabI: MGFLSGKKILITGLLSNRSIAYGIAKACHREGAELAFTYVGERFKDRIVDFAKEFNTDLIFDCDVGSDEQISALFKDLAKSWPQFDGFVHAIGFAPREAIAGDFLDGLSREGFKIAHDISAYSFPAMAKEALPMLRDKSSLLTLTYLGSMKNVPNYNTMGLAKASLEASVRYLAGSVGPKGIRANGISAGPIKTLAASGIKGFSKILEAVEQTAPLRRNVTIDDVGNTAAFLLSDLANGITAEIIYVDNGFSQVVGGMDEV; encoded by the coding sequence ATGGGCTTTCTCTCCGGCAAAAAAATCCTCATTACCGGCCTCCTCTCCAACCGCTCCATTGCCTATGGCATTGCCAAGGCCTGCCACCGCGAAGGTGCTGAACTAGCCTTTACCTACGTGGGTGAGCGCTTTAAGGACCGCATCGTTGATTTTGCAAAAGAATTCAATACCGATCTGATTTTTGACTGTGATGTGGGCAGCGACGAGCAAATTAGCGCCCTTTTTAAGGATTTAGCTAAATCCTGGCCGCAGTTTGACGGCTTTGTTCACGCTATTGGCTTTGCACCGCGCGAAGCAATTGCTGGTGATTTCTTGGATGGTCTCTCTCGTGAAGGCTTCAAGATTGCTCACGACATTTCAGCATATAGCTTCCCAGCAATGGCAAAAGAAGCTTTGCCAATGTTGCGCGACAAATCCTCGTTACTCACCCTAACGTACTTGGGCTCAATGAAAAATGTTCCCAACTACAACACTATGGGCTTAGCAAAAGCATCTCTTGAGGCTTCTGTACGCTATCTCGCTGGTTCAGTGGGCCCTAAAGGTATTCGTGCCAACGGTATTTCTGCCGGCCCGATTAAAACCTTGGCAGCCTCTGGCATCAAAGGCTTTAGCAAGATCTTGGAAGCGGTTGAACAAACTGCGCCATTACGTCGTAACGTCACCATTGATGATGTAGGCAACACTGCAGCATTTTTGTTGTCTGATTTAGCAAATGGCATTACTGCTGAAATCATCTATGTTGATAACGGCTTTAGCCAAGTGGTTGGCGGAATGGATGAAGTTTGA
- the chrA gene encoding chromate efflux transporter: MSVPLREALKFWAKLGFISFGGPAGQIAVLHQELVEKRRWISERRFLHALNYCMLLPGPEAQQLVTYIGWLMHRSWGGILAGTLFVLPSLFILIGLSWVYLTYGQVPWIAAIFFGIKPAVTAIVLHAAVRIGKRTIHNQALQWIALGSFLAIFILNLAFPIIVAIAAAIGYWGGKRYPEYFQQKNSHGSKESSGLGSAVIGDHTPTPLHAQFSYQKTIRHSVIALGFWLLPMGALIVLFGWKTLYPQIAWFFTKAAFLTFGGAYAVLPYVYQGAVDHFHWLSANQMIDGLALGETTPGPLIMVVAFVGYLAGHIQHLIGASSPFWFGVLGACVATWFTFLPSFFFILVGGPLIESTHGKLGFTAPLTAITAAVVGVIANLGLFFAYHVFLPRGFGGSISWISIIICALAGLALFKFQKGVLTVLGGSALAGLLFYCISILLG; this comes from the coding sequence TTGAGTGTTCCACTGCGCGAGGCCCTGAAATTTTGGGCTAAGCTTGGCTTCATTAGTTTTGGTGGGCCGGCAGGGCAAATCGCTGTTCTGCACCAAGAGTTAGTTGAAAAGCGTCGCTGGATTTCTGAGCGGCGCTTTTTACATGCACTGAACTATTGCATGCTTCTTCCTGGGCCCGAAGCTCAGCAACTAGTTACCTACATTGGCTGGCTAATGCACCGTAGTTGGGGTGGCATTCTAGCGGGAACACTTTTTGTATTGCCATCACTTTTCATTTTGATTGGCTTGTCCTGGGTGTATTTAACTTATGGACAGGTCCCATGGATTGCCGCCATCTTTTTTGGTATCAAACCTGCAGTCACTGCGATCGTATTGCATGCTGCAGTGCGCATCGGTAAGCGCACGATTCATAATCAGGCGCTGCAATGGATTGCTTTAGGTTCTTTCCTAGCAATCTTTATTTTAAATCTTGCCTTTCCAATCATCGTAGCCATTGCTGCTGCCATTGGTTACTGGGGTGGCAAACGCTATCCAGAATATTTTCAGCAAAAAAATAGTCATGGCAGCAAAGAATCTAGCGGGCTTGGCAGCGCGGTCATTGGCGATCACACCCCCACCCCTCTTCACGCTCAATTTAGCTATCAAAAAACAATTCGCCATTCTGTAATTGCTCTAGGTTTTTGGCTGCTACCAATGGGTGCATTGATTGTACTTTTTGGTTGGAAGACTTTATATCCACAGATAGCCTGGTTCTTTACCAAAGCCGCCTTCCTTACCTTTGGTGGTGCGTATGCGGTTCTTCCTTATGTTTATCAAGGCGCTGTTGATCACTTCCATTGGCTCAGTGCGAATCAAATGATTGATGGCTTAGCTCTTGGTGAAACAACACCAGGGCCACTCATCATGGTGGTTGCTTTTGTTGGTTACCTTGCAGGGCATATTCAACACTTGATTGGCGCTAGCAGTCCTTTTTGGTTTGGTGTACTGGGCGCATGCGTTGCCACTTGGTTTACTTTCTTACCTTCCTTCTTTTTTATCTTGGTTGGCGGCCCACTAATTGAGTCAACCCATGGCAAGCTTGGGTTTACAGCTCCACTGACTGCTATCACCGCAGCAGTTGTTGGCGTCATCGCTAATCTTGGGCTATTTTTTGCTTACCATGTCTTCCTGCCTAGAGGTTTTGGGGGATCTATCTCCTGGATCTCCATCATCATCTGCGCCCTAGCGGGATTGGCCTTGTTTAAATTTCAAAAGGGTGTTCTGACAGTCTTGGGTGGCTCAGCCTTAGCTGGATTACTCTTCTATTGCATCTCTATCTTGCTAGGGTGA
- a CDS encoding MaoC family dehydratase N-terminal domain-containing protein encodes MEVMRIEPQTITHLQEWLGKTESLQDTVTAAPVRALSATLDREDPAPSKGTFLPELWHWLYFLPHARESEIGPDGHPKRGGFLPPVPLPRRMWAGSRIEWLKPLAVGDEIERVSTIESVTHKAGRTGDLIFVLVNHKISNQNGLAIIEEHDIVYRDAPGPDDKPVAPTPAPTDAQWSKTITPDDVLLFRYSALTFNGHRIHYDRKYVTEVEGYPGLIVHGPLIATLLVDLVRQSIPGCKLKSFEFRAIRPTFDINIFKVNAKPDLEKDPSGKTISIWAQDHEGWLTMQATAVLA; translated from the coding sequence ATGGAAGTTATGCGAATCGAACCTCAAACCATCACCCACCTTCAAGAATGGCTCGGTAAAACAGAGTCATTACAAGACACAGTCACTGCAGCGCCGGTGCGTGCCCTCTCAGCCACTTTAGACCGGGAAGATCCTGCGCCAAGTAAAGGCACGTTTTTACCTGAGCTATGGCACTGGCTGTACTTTCTACCGCATGCACGTGAATCTGAAATTGGCCCTGATGGTCATCCAAAGCGCGGTGGTTTTTTACCTCCCGTTCCATTGCCACGCCGCATGTGGGCAGGTAGCCGAATTGAATGGCTAAAACCATTAGCTGTTGGCGATGAAATTGAACGAGTTTCTACGATCGAATCAGTAACTCACAAGGCTGGTCGCACTGGTGATTTGATTTTCGTTTTGGTCAATCACAAAATCTCCAATCAAAATGGCTTAGCAATCATAGAAGAACATGACATCGTGTATCGCGATGCTCCTGGACCAGACGACAAACCTGTTGCTCCCACCCCTGCTCCAACAGATGCTCAATGGAGTAAAACAATTACGCCGGATGATGTGCTGCTCTTTCGCTACTCAGCATTAACCTTTAATGGTCACCGCATTCACTACGATCGTAAGTACGTTACCGAGGTAGAAGGCTATCCCGGCTTAATTGTGCATGGGCCTTTGATTGCAACCTTGCTAGTAGATCTAGTGCGTCAAAGCATTCCCGGCTGCAAGCTCAAGAGTTTTGAGTTCCGCGCGATTCGCCCGACTTTTGACATCAATATTTTTAAAGTGAATGCCAAGCCAGATTTGGAAAAAGATCCCAGCGGAAAAACGATTTCGATTTGGGCGCAAGATCATGAAGGTTGGCTCACGATGCAAGCCACTGCCGTACTAGCTTAA
- a CDS encoding MmgE/PrpD family protein, with amino-acid sequence MTTQHLSRELASFAANLKAADIPNDVMNRAEDLLVDWFGSAIAGKGSRPVELITQFAQNMGGFDAAHAGPSEILVSRKTSSPFLAAMANAAASHVAEQDDVHNGSVFHPATVVFPPALACAQALGSSGEELLVAAVAGYEVGIRVGEFLGRSHYKVFHTTGTAGTLAAAAAVGRLLKLSPEQMLNAFGSAGTQSAGLWEFLRDAADSKQLHTAHAASTGLMSAYIAQAGFTGAQHILEGKQGLAAGMSSDSDPSKLVDRLGSRWALAETSFKYYASCRHTHPAADALLQVMLTNKLTPNDIAKVETLVHQGAVDVLGPVTDPATVHQSKFSMGTVLALVAHYQFAGLQEFDKHFHDDEICAFRERVSMTLDPEVDGAYPQRWIGKVKVHLNNGQVLDGRVDEPKGDPGNTLSRAEITDKAMRLAAFSGGANPADMNKAIDLLWNIRKQAKIGSLLPSN; translated from the coding sequence ATGACTACTCAACACCTCTCTCGTGAGCTCGCCAGCTTTGCAGCAAATCTCAAGGCTGCAGACATCCCTAACGATGTCATGAACCGTGCCGAAGATTTATTGGTAGATTGGTTTGGTTCTGCTATCGCCGGCAAAGGCTCACGCCCGGTTGAGCTTATTACCCAATTTGCGCAGAACATGGGTGGGTTTGATGCGGCACACGCTGGCCCATCTGAGATTCTGGTTTCACGCAAAACCTCCAGCCCCTTTTTGGCGGCAATGGCAAATGCTGCTGCATCACATGTAGCAGAGCAAGACGATGTTCATAATGGCTCCGTCTTTCATCCGGCGACAGTAGTCTTTCCTCCTGCACTGGCTTGCGCACAAGCGCTGGGCTCCTCTGGAGAAGAATTATTGGTTGCTGCAGTAGCGGGCTATGAAGTAGGTATCCGTGTTGGCGAATTTCTAGGTCGCTCTCATTACAAAGTGTTTCACACTACTGGCACCGCTGGCACTCTAGCGGCGGCTGCAGCAGTTGGAAGACTTCTGAAATTGTCTCCAGAGCAAATGCTCAACGCCTTTGGTTCAGCGGGCACACAGTCAGCTGGTCTTTGGGAATTTCTGCGCGATGCGGCCGACTCAAAGCAACTCCATACTGCACATGCCGCATCTACCGGCTTGATGTCTGCTTATATTGCACAAGCTGGTTTTACAGGTGCGCAGCATATTCTGGAAGGCAAGCAAGGTCTTGCAGCTGGCATGTCTAGCGATAGCGATCCAAGTAAGCTCGTAGATCGTTTGGGTAGTCGCTGGGCTTTAGCGGAAACCAGTTTTAAGTATTACGCCTCATGTCGCCATACCCACCCTGCTGCTGATGCTTTGTTGCAAGTGATGCTAACGAATAAGTTAACGCCCAACGATATCGCCAAAGTGGAAACTTTAGTTCATCAGGGCGCTGTTGATGTTTTAGGTCCAGTCACTGATCCGGCCACCGTCCATCAATCGAAGTTTTCTATGGGCACAGTCTTGGCTTTAGTTGCTCACTATCAATTTGCCGGCCTTCAAGAGTTCGACAAGCACTTTCATGATGATGAGATCTGCGCATTCCGCGAGCGCGTTTCTATGACCTTAGATCCTGAAGTCGATGGCGCTTATCCACAACGCTGGATCGGCAAAGTCAAAGTGCATTTAAATAACGGGCAAGTCTTGGATGGACGCGTAGACGAACCTAAGGGTGATCCTGGCAACACCCTGTCTCGCGCAGAAATTACCGACAAAGCGATGCGTCTAGCAGCCTTCAGCGGTGGCGCTAACCCAGCCGATATGAATAAAGCAATTGATCTCTTGTGGAATATCCGCAAACAAGCCAAGATAGGCTCTCTACTTCCCTCGAATTAA
- a CDS encoding CoA ester lyase, with protein sequence MNPLDTPLGYSTNFLFVPGTRPERFAKALDSGASGVVLDLEDAVAEEDKVSARDAIRAAWPSFSAEQKKRLVIRTNSPGSKFYSADLILAQELQVACLLIPKSESLDQINGAALILPNTAIIPMIETAIGLDQLKEIANSNQVIRLALGNLDLQADLGMVCDRQETELQTARYQIVLASRLAQIAPPIDGVTPSTDDVERIAEDAERAKRMGFGGKLCIHPKQVGIVIAAFTPTEEELAWAQRVIEADQASKGGAVKLDGRMIDRPVVLLAQRALAITGKH encoded by the coding sequence ATGAATCCACTTGATACACCATTAGGCTATAGCACCAACTTTCTATTCGTCCCAGGTACTCGCCCTGAACGCTTTGCAAAAGCCCTTGATAGCGGTGCTAGCGGCGTCGTACTGGATCTTGAGGATGCCGTTGCTGAGGAAGATAAAGTTAGCGCACGGGATGCTATCCGCGCTGCCTGGCCAAGCTTTAGTGCTGAGCAAAAGAAAAGATTGGTGATTCGTACGAACTCTCCCGGCAGCAAGTTCTATTCCGCTGATTTAATCTTGGCTCAAGAACTTCAGGTTGCCTGCCTACTCATTCCCAAAAGCGAATCACTCGATCAAATTAATGGCGCTGCTTTGATACTTCCCAATACAGCAATCATCCCGATGATTGAGACTGCAATTGGCTTGGATCAACTCAAAGAAATCGCTAACTCTAATCAGGTTATTCGACTTGCTTTAGGTAACCTAGATTTACAAGCTGATCTTGGGATGGTTTGCGACCGTCAAGAGACTGAACTGCAAACTGCTCGCTACCAAATCGTTTTAGCCTCTCGCCTGGCACAAATTGCCCCTCCAATTGATGGGGTTACGCCCTCTACCGATGATGTTGAGCGCATTGCAGAAGATGCAGAACGCGCAAAACGCATGGGTTTTGGTGGAAAGCTCTGCATTCATCCCAAACAGGTAGGAATCGTCATTGCAGCATTTACGCCTACCGAAGAAGAGTTGGCATGGGCCCAACGGGTAATTGAAGCAGATCAAGCCTCCAAGGGGGGTGCCGTGAAATTGGATGGCCGCATGATTGACAGGCCAGTAGTGTTATTAGCCCAAAGAGCCCTGGCAATTACTGGTAAACACTAG
- a CDS encoding tripartite tricarboxylate transporter substrate-binding protein — MEIKLKVKKFLFSGIAAALTAGAFLSTSAVAQKDWPTKSIQLVVPFAAGGPTDSIARLIAVPMGQALGQTVVVENVPGAGGTIASTKVARAAPDGYTIYIHHMGMATAQALYDKLPYDPMTSFEYIGQVADVPMVLLGKKDLPANNFKELEAYIRANGSKVTMANAGPGAVSQLCGLLFQSRLGVKLTNIPYKGTGPALTDLLGGQVDLLCDQTTQTIPYIKDGRVKAYGTTTMKRLPAIPNVPTLNEQGLKGFEVKVWHGVYAPKGTPQPILDKINAALKKALNNPDVKKRLEDANIDIVPAEKVSAKGLKDHLDKEINVWGPVIRKANIPD; from the coding sequence ATGGAGATCAAATTGAAAGTGAAGAAATTTTTATTTTCAGGAATTGCTGCAGCATTAACTGCTGGCGCATTTCTAAGCACTAGCGCTGTTGCGCAAAAAGACTGGCCTACTAAATCCATTCAGTTGGTCGTTCCCTTTGCTGCTGGCGGCCCTACCGACTCTATCGCCCGCTTGATCGCCGTACCAATGGGTCAAGCCCTTGGTCAAACTGTGGTTGTTGAGAACGTTCCAGGTGCTGGCGGCACAATCGCTTCTACTAAGGTAGCGCGCGCTGCACCAGATGGCTACACCATCTATATTCATCACATGGGCATGGCTACTGCGCAAGCTTTGTATGACAAGCTCCCATACGATCCTATGACTAGCTTTGAATACATCGGCCAAGTTGCTGACGTACCAATGGTGTTGTTGGGTAAAAAAGATTTGCCAGCAAACAACTTTAAAGAACTTGAAGCCTACATCCGCGCTAATGGTTCTAAAGTCACAATGGCTAACGCTGGCCCTGGCGCTGTGTCACAACTTTGCGGCCTCTTGTTCCAAAGCCGTTTGGGCGTGAAACTAACCAACATTCCTTACAAAGGAACTGGCCCTGCGTTAACAGACCTATTGGGCGGTCAAGTTGACCTCTTGTGTGACCAAACAACGCAGACTATTCCTTACATCAAGGATGGTCGTGTGAAGGCATATGGCACAACCACCATGAAACGTTTGCCAGCTATTCCAAACGTTCCAACTTTGAACGAACAAGGTCTCAAAGGCTTCGAAGTTAAAGTTTGGCACGGTGTATATGCTCCAAAAGGAACTCCACAACCAATTCTGGATAAGATCAATGCTGCTCTGAAGAAAGCATTGAACAATCCTGATGTGAAGAAGCGCTTGGAAGATGCCAATATTGATATCGTTCCAGCAGAGAAGGTTTCTGCCAAAGGATTAAAAGATCATCTCGATAAAGAGATCAACGTTTGGGGTCCAGTCATTCGTAAAGCGAATATTCCAGACTAA
- a CDS encoding Rap1a/Tai family immunity protein, with amino-acid sequence MKTLAVTFLFIASTLSVAPSAFAQKDLPADDASTAAFVELCKNPNDEQGRSFCFGFGEGVYQGYLANRPVDAKLAVCFTNKSETRSVILQKFLVWTKANPQFNQDRAAKTLMRFFTDQYPCK; translated from the coding sequence ATGAAAACTTTAGCTGTCACATTCCTATTTATTGCATCCACTCTTTCTGTTGCGCCTAGTGCATTTGCGCAAAAAGATCTCCCAGCAGATGATGCTAGTACCGCTGCATTTGTTGAGCTCTGCAAAAACCCTAATGATGAGCAGGGCCGCAGTTTTTGTTTTGGTTTCGGGGAGGGTGTATATCAAGGTTACTTGGCGAATCGCCCTGTGGATGCGAAGTTAGCTGTCTGCTTTACAAATAAGAGCGAGACCCGCAGTGTGATCCTGCAAAAGTTCTTGGTGTGGACTAAGGCAAACCCTCAGTTCAATCAAGATCGCGCAGCCAAAACCTTAATGCGCTTCTTTACTGATCAGTACCCATGTAAATAA
- a CDS encoding DUF3300 domain-containing protein has product MKQTSQQSIPVLGKSARFLAILTIACGSLLNGCVMNPGPYQSSGSYYPQSYEQSQGYAQDTSYNAGPQTISSEQLQSLVSTIALYPDSLLSLMLLASTYPLEVAEAYNWRTDNAELKGDDLQNALKAQSWNDSVKSLMSFPKAFNMMGRKLQWTQNLGNAYKLQAADTMKAVQALRKMAVKAGTLKSNQQITVTTDADGNVLISPANTKVVYIPSYNPTVVYGPWPYPDYPPYPIYDPAWGLMTFGLGFMIGNDFWTYPNWNNGTINSTTINPSGRVPSRPIIGPANIANQQRLLNDWKNNATPGERAAARADGQRVNNAFQRDATPEERNQAARLNQEARNDAQMDRANPNMYREAAQENALRDQARFDGNQDHSRNFGASRPGGFGGGGGGHMGGFGGGHMGGFRR; this is encoded by the coding sequence ATGAAACAGACAAGTCAACAAAGTATTCCCGTATTGGGTAAATCAGCAAGATTCCTCGCCATATTAACAATTGCTTGTGGGTCCCTTCTCAACGGGTGTGTGATGAACCCCGGCCCATATCAATCCAGTGGATCCTATTACCCTCAGTCTTATGAGCAGAGTCAAGGCTATGCTCAAGATACAAGCTATAACGCTGGCCCACAAACCATTTCTTCAGAGCAATTGCAGTCATTGGTCTCAACCATAGCGCTATACCCCGATTCATTGCTCTCGCTGATGCTCCTGGCCTCAACCTATCCACTAGAAGTAGCAGAAGCCTATAACTGGCGAACCGACAATGCTGAGCTAAAGGGTGATGACCTACAAAATGCACTGAAGGCGCAATCTTGGAACGACAGCGTGAAATCTCTCATGTCGTTTCCAAAAGCATTCAACATGATGGGCAGAAAATTACAGTGGACCCAGAATCTGGGGAATGCTTATAAGCTTCAAGCCGCAGACACCATGAAGGCAGTGCAAGCCCTCAGAAAAATGGCTGTAAAGGCTGGCACCCTGAAATCTAATCAGCAAATTACTGTCACTACTGATGCAGATGGCAATGTTTTGATTAGCCCAGCCAATACAAAAGTGGTTTATATCCCAAGCTATAACCCCACAGTGGTTTATGGGCCATGGCCTTATCCAGACTATCCGCCATACCCCATCTATGACCCAGCCTGGGGTTTGATGACTTTTGGTTTGGGTTTTATGATCGGCAATGATTTTTGGACTTACCCCAATTGGAATAACGGCACGATTAACTCTACGACCATCAATCCATCCGGGCGCGTACCTTCTCGACCAATTATCGGACCGGCAAATATTGCCAACCAGCAACGTTTGCTAAACGATTGGAAAAATAATGCAACTCCAGGGGAGAGGGCAGCGGCTAGAGCCGATGGTCAGCGCGTCAATAACGCTTTTCAGAGAGACGCGACTCCTGAAGAAAGAAATCAAGCGGCACGTCTAAACCAAGAAGCGCGTAATGATGCTCAGATGGATAGAGCGAACCCAAATATGTATCGCGAGGCAGCTCAAGAGAACGCGCTGCGGGATCAAGCGCGCTTTGATGGCAATCAAGATCATTCACGCAACTTTGGCGCTAGTCGTCCAGGAGGATTTGGCGGTGGGGGCGGTGGCCATATGGGTGGATTTGGCGGTGGCCATATGGGTGGCTTTAGACGTTAA
- a CDS encoding sialidase family protein encodes MSRIVALCFLLLAAVLGFLHIDSRPVWTPFALPSVSPVEDQVDEPVVSKNKALPKVVIPTPQSNWLPDTGAPSVHAASLIALKDGAVRAFWFAGSREGAADVSIYSSVYDSHSANWSAPTVVMDRISAEKGLSRYIAKLGNPVPSRLADGRLQLFFVTVSIGGWAGSSISAITSDDEGLTWSNPQRLISSPLLNLSTLVKSPSISFTDGLLGVPAYHEWIGRFGEFLRIDAGQVIDKRRMSSGRSAIQPLVFVSDAQDASAYFRQARSAGLPKQIPVSKTQNAGQTWQWSEDLAIANPNSAVAGVALKSGARILALNNIETGRHRLVLMMSNPQSGQWQVIEVLEDDESLADAQRKEFSYPYLITVNGDDAHLVYTWDRKKIRHRYFSAAWLKHAFSKIESQDLETKGQEVQQ; translated from the coding sequence ATGAGTCGGATTGTTGCACTCTGTTTTTTGTTGCTTGCCGCTGTCTTGGGCTTTCTGCATATTGATAGTCGACCTGTATGGACACCTTTTGCACTGCCCTCTGTTTCTCCAGTGGAAGATCAGGTGGATGAGCCTGTAGTAAGTAAAAATAAAGCTCTGCCTAAGGTTGTTATCCCAACGCCCCAATCTAACTGGTTACCAGACACTGGTGCTCCATCGGTGCATGCAGCATCCCTGATTGCCTTGAAGGATGGCGCGGTTCGGGCATTTTGGTTTGCAGGTAGTCGTGAAGGCGCTGCAGATGTTTCGATTTATAGCTCGGTATACGACTCGCATTCTGCCAATTGGAGTGCGCCTACGGTTGTAATGGATCGCATCAGTGCGGAGAAGGGTCTATCACGCTATATCGCCAAACTCGGCAATCCTGTGCCGAGTAGATTGGCGGATGGACGTCTCCAATTGTTCTTCGTGACGGTTTCGATTGGCGGGTGGGCTGGTAGCTCTATCTCGGCAATCACATCTGATGACGAGGGATTGACATGGAGTAATCCACAGCGCCTGATTAGCTCACCCTTATTGAACTTAAGTACGCTTGTGAAATCCCCGAGCATCTCATTCACTGATGGATTGTTGGGTGTACCTGCTTATCACGAGTGGATAGGGCGCTTTGGGGAGTTTTTAAGAATCGATGCCGGTCAGGTGATTGATAAGCGTCGTATGAGCTCTGGTCGCAGTGCAATTCAGCCGCTGGTGTTTGTGAGCGACGCTCAAGATGCTAGCGCCTATTTTCGACAAGCTCGCAGCGCAGGCCTGCCAAAGCAAATACCAGTGAGTAAGACGCAAAATGCTGGCCAAACCTGGCAATGGTCTGAGGATTTAGCAATCGCCAATCCAAATTCTGCGGTTGCTGGAGTAGCTCTGAAGAGTGGCGCTCGTATCCTGGCTTTAAATAATATTGAAACTGGTCGCCATCGATTGGTTTTGATGATGAGCAACCCACAGTCAGGGCAGTGGCAAGTCATTGAGGTGCTGGAGGACGACGAGTCCTTAGCGGATGCGCAGCGAAAAGAATTTTCCTATCCATACTTAATTACCGTTAATGGCGACGACGCCCATTTGGTTTATACCTGGGATCGTAAAAAAATTCGCCATCGTTATTTTTCTGCTGCTTGGTTAAAGCATGCTTTCAGCAAGATTGAGTCACAGGATCTAGAAACTAAAGGCCAGGAGGTTCAGCAATGA